The Bacteroides acidifaciens genome includes a region encoding these proteins:
- the lptE gene encoding LptE family protein, with amino-acid sequence MIWIKKIIRPLLLVVLPVVVIACTVSYKFNGSSINYDKVKTISIADFPIKSEYVYAPLATKFNEDLKDIFIRQTRLQLLKPNQNADLQIDGEITGYNQYNQAVSADGYSSETKLTITVNVRFVNNTNHAEDFEQQFSAFRVYDSSQLLTAVQDGLIAEMSKEITEQIFNATVANW; translated from the coding sequence ATGATTTGGATTAAGAAGATAATACGCCCTTTGTTGCTGGTTGTTTTGCCGGTAGTGGTTATCGCATGTACTGTTTCATATAAGTTTAACGGTTCGTCTATCAATTATGATAAGGTGAAGACGATTTCCATTGCCGACTTTCCGATAAAGTCGGAGTACGTATATGCTCCGTTGGCAACGAAGTTTAATGAAGACTTGAAAGATATATTCATCCGCCAGACCCGTTTGCAGTTATTGAAACCGAACCAGAATGCGGACCTACAGATTGACGGAGAAATCACTGGATACAATCAGTACAATCAGGCAGTATCCGCTGATGGTTACTCTTCGGAAACGAAGCTGACCATTACAGTCAATGTACGCTTTGTCAACAACACAAATCATGCCGAAGACTTCGAACAACAATTCTCAGCTTTCCGTGTCTACGACTCCAGCCAACTGTTGACAGCCGTACAGGACGGGTTAATTGCCGAAATGTCTAAAGAGATAACCGAACAAATATTTAATGCAACCGTAGCAAACTGGTAA
- a CDS encoding hemolysin family protein, with product MNIYISLIITMVFSAFFSGMEIAFVSVDKLRFEMERKGGITSRILSIFFKNPNEFISTMLVGNNIALVIYGILMAQIIGDNLLSGFIENHFLMVLAQTVISTLIILVTGEFLPKTLFKINPNLVLNVFAVPLIVCYVVLYPVSKFASGVSCLFLRLFGMKMNKDASDIAFGKVDLDYFVQSSIDNAENEEELDTEVKIFQNALDFSNIKIRDCIVPRTEVVAVDLTTSLDELKSRFIESGISKIVVYDGNIDNVVGYIHSSEMFRAPKDWHDNVKQVPIVPETMSAHKLMKLFMQQKKTIAVVVDEFGGTSGIVSLEDLVEEIFGDIEDEHDNTSYICKQIEEREYVLAARLEIEKVNETFGLDLPESDEYLTVGGLILNQYQSFPKLHEVIQVGRYQFKIIKVTATKIELVRLKVLE from the coding sequence ATGAATATTTATATCTCTCTTATAATCACTATGGTCTTCTCCGCTTTCTTCTCGGGAATGGAGATCGCTTTTGTCTCAGTAGATAAACTGCGTTTTGAAATGGAACGCAAGGGCGGAATAACGTCCCGTATCCTTTCTATCTTTTTCAAGAATCCGAATGAATTTATCTCTACCATGTTGGTGGGGAACAATATCGCGCTGGTTATCTACGGTATCCTGATGGCGCAGATAATCGGCGATAACCTGTTGTCGGGATTCATAGAGAATCACTTTCTGATGGTGTTGGCGCAGACCGTCATTTCTACCTTGATTATATTGGTGACCGGAGAGTTCCTGCCGAAAACGCTCTTCAAGATCAATCCCAATCTGGTATTGAATGTTTTTGCAGTTCCGCTGATTGTTTGTTATGTCGTTCTGTATCCTGTTTCTAAATTTGCATCCGGTGTGTCCTGTTTGTTTCTTCGGCTTTTTGGTATGAAAATGAACAAGGATGCGTCCGATATAGCTTTTGGAAAGGTCGACTTGGATTACTTTGTGCAGAGTAGCATCGACAATGCCGAGAATGAAGAGGAATTGGACACGGAAGTGAAAATCTTTCAGAATGCGCTTGATTTCTCAAATATAAAAATCCGTGACTGTATCGTTCCGCGCACGGAAGTAGTGGCTGTTGACCTGACTACTTCGTTGGACGAATTGAAGAGCCGTTTTATTGAGTCCGGCATATCCAAAATTGTCGTATATGATGGAAATATCGACAATGTGGTCGGATATATCCATTCGTCGGAAATGTTCCGTGCTCCGAAAGACTGGCACGACAATGTGAAGCAGGTGCCGATTGTTCCTGAGACGATGTCCGCTCATAAATTGATGAAGCTGTTCATGCAACAGAAGAAAACGATTGCCGTAGTGGTGGATGAATTCGGCGGGACGTCCGGTATTGTGTCGCTGGAAGATTTGGTAGAAGAAATTTTCGGTGATATAGAAGACGAACACGACAATACTTCTTATATCTGCAAGCAGATTGAGGAACGCGAGTATGTGTTGGCTGCCCGTTTGGAAATAGAAAAGGTCAATGAAACTTTCGGGCTTGATTTGCCCGAGTCGGACGAATATCTGACGGTGGGGGGATTGATTCTGAACCAATATCAGAGTTTCCCGAAATTGCATGAAGTCATACAAGTAGGACGCTATCAGTTCAAGATAATTAAGGTTACGGCGACAAAAATAGAACTTGTGCGCTTGAAAGTCTTGGAATAA
- a CDS encoding peptidylprolyl isomerase, translating into MATLQNIRSKGPLLVIVIGLALFAFIAGDAWKVMQPHQVHDVGEVNGDALSAQEYQNLVEEYTEVVKLMRGVTALNDDQTNQVRDEVWRSYVNNKLIEKEAKALGLTISTAEIQDILKAGVHPLLRQTPFQNPQTGNFDKDMLNKFLVEYAKMSESQMPAQYAEQYNNMYKYWSFIQKTLIQSRLAEKYQALVSKALLSNPVEAQDAFDARVNQYNVLLAGVPYSSVVDSTIVVKESELKELYNKKKEQFKQYQETRDIKYIDVQVTASAEDRAAIQKEVDEATAQLATTTDDYTSFVRSVGSEAPYVDLFYNKTAFPSDVVARLDSASVGTVYGPYYNGTDNTINSFKIVAKAAAADSVEFRQIQVYAEDAVKTKTLADSIYNAIKGGANFADLAKKYGQTGDTNWLTAAQYEGAQIDGDNLKFISAINNTGVNELVNLPMGQANVILQVTNKKSVKDKYKVAVIKREVEFSKETYNRAYNDFSQFIAANPTVEKMVASAEEAGYRLLDRVDLNSSEHGIGGVRGTKEALRWVFDKAKPGEVSGLYECGESDHMIVVGLVNIKPEGYRPLKAVQELLRAEIVKDKKAEKIMADMKAANATSFDQYKSMTDAVSDSLKMVTFAAPAYVSALRSSEPLVGAYASVSEVNKLSAPIKGNAGVFVLQVYGKDKLNETFDAKTEEATLANMHARFASRLMNDLYLKANVKDTRFLFF; encoded by the coding sequence ATGGCAACGTTACAAAACATTAGGTCGAAAGGACCTCTATTGGTGATTGTTATCGGCTTGGCGCTGTTTGCTTTCATTGCGGGTGACGCATGGAAGGTAATGCAGCCGCATCAGGTGCATGACGTAGGTGAGGTGAACGGAGACGCTCTTTCCGCTCAGGAGTATCAGAATTTGGTAGAAGAATATACCGAAGTGGTGAAACTCATGCGTGGAGTGACCGCCTTGAACGACGACCAAACCAACCAGGTGCGCGATGAAGTATGGCGTTCCTACGTAAACAATAAACTGATTGAAAAAGAAGCTAAAGCGTTGGGACTGACTATCTCTACTGCTGAAATTCAGGATATCCTAAAAGCTGGTGTTCATCCTTTGCTGAGACAGACTCCTTTCCAGAATCCGCAAACAGGAAACTTCGACAAAGATATGCTGAACAAGTTCCTCGTTGAATATGCGAAAATGAGTGAATCCCAGATGCCGGCACAGTATGCAGAACAGTACAACAACATGTATAAATACTGGTCGTTCATCCAAAAGACATTGATTCAAAGCCGTCTGGCAGAAAAATATCAGGCATTGGTGTCTAAGGCTCTTCTTTCTAATCCGGTAGAAGCACAGGATGCTTTTGACGCAAGAGTAAATCAATACAATGTACTGTTGGCAGGCGTTCCTTATTCTTCAGTAGTAGACTCTACTATCGTAGTGAAAGAATCGGAACTGAAAGAACTGTACAACAAGAAGAAAGAGCAATTCAAGCAATATCAGGAAACTCGTGACATCAAATACATTGATGTGCAGGTGACTGCCAGTGCAGAAGACAGAGCTGCTATCCAGAAGGAAGTGGACGAAGCAACTGCACAGTTGGCTACTACGACAGACGATTATACATCTTTCGTTCGTTCAGTGGGTTCCGAAGCTCCTTATGTAGACTTGTTCTATAACAAGACAGCATTCCCGTCAGATGTAGTGGCACGTTTGGATTCTGCTTCCGTAGGTACTGTTTACGGTCCTTACTATAATGGCACTGACAATACTATCAACTCTTTCAAGATAGTTGCCAAGGCTGCTGCTGCCGATTCTGTCGAATTCCGTCAGATTCAGGTATATGCAGAAGACGCAGTGAAGACAAAGACATTGGCTGATAGTATCTACAACGCTATCAAAGGTGGTGCTAACTTCGCAGACCTGGCTAAGAAATACGGTCAGACAGGTGACACTAACTGGTTGACTGCCGCACAGTATGAAGGTGCACAAATCGACGGTGACAACCTGAAATTCATCTCTGCTATCAATAATACAGGTGTGAATGAACTGGTGAACTTACCGATGGGACAAGCAAACGTAATTCTTCAGGTGACTAACAAGAAATCTGTAAAAGACAAATATAAAGTAGCTGTCATCAAGCGTGAAGTAGAGTTCAGCAAGGAAACTTACAATCGTGCTTACAACGATTTCAGCCAGTTTATCGCTGCTAATCCTACTGTGGAGAAGATGGTAGCCAGCGCTGAAGAAGCCGGATACAGACTGCTTGACAGAGTAGACTTGAACAGCTCAGAACACGGTATTGGTGGTGTGAGAGGCACAAAAGAAGCATTGAGATGGGTCTTTGATAAAGCTAAACCGGGTGAAGTTTCCGGTCTGTACGAATGTGGCGAAAGCGACCACATGATCGTAGTAGGTCTGGTGAACATCAAACCGGAAGGATACCGTCCGCTGAAAGCCGTACAGGAACTGTTGAGAGCTGAAATCGTTAAAGATAAGAAAGCGGAAAAGATTATGGCTGACATGAAAGCTGCCAACGCAACTTCATTCGACCAGTATAAGTCTATGACCGACGCTGTAAGCGACTCTTTGAAGATGGTTACATTCGCAGCTCCTGCTTACGTATCTGCATTGCGCAGCAGCGAACCGCTGGTAGGCGCTTATGCTTCCGTATCTGAAGTGAACAAATTGAGCGCACCTATTAAGGGTAACGCCGGAGTATTTGTTCTGCAAGTATATGGCAAAGACAAACTGAACGAAACTTTCGATGCAAAAACAGAAGAAGCTACATTGGCTAATATGCACGCTCGTTTCGCCAGCCGTCTGATGAACGACTTGTATCTGAAAGCGAATGTGAAAGATACACGCTTCTTGTTCTTCTAA
- a CDS encoding DUF4837 family protein has protein sequence MKKYFFYLSIALVTFVVTSCGLKGNHTSSGRAYELLVVVDHGVWDRAAGRALHDALDSDMPGLPQSEPSFRIMYTSPKDYDSTLKLIRNIIIVDIQDIYTKASFKYAKDVYANPQMILTIQAPNEEEFEKFVKENRKTIVDFFTRAEMNRQITLLEEKHSNFISQKVDSLFGCNIWLPAELTNSKTGEDFFWASTNTGTADRNFVMYSYPYTDKDTFTKEYFVHKRDSVMQANIPGFKEGVYMATDSLLTDVRPINVQNSYTLEARGLWRMKGDFMGGPYVSHTRLDEKNQRIITAEIFVYSPDKMKRNLVRQMEASLYTLKLPNEVQQNQIPLGGVTKEAEQTNK, from the coding sequence ATGAAAAAGTACTTTTTTTATTTAAGCATCGCTTTAGTGACTTTTGTAGTTACTTCTTGTGGTCTGAAAGGAAACCACACTTCTAGTGGACGTGCATACGAGCTTTTGGTAGTAGTAGATCACGGTGTTTGGGATCGTGCGGCCGGAAGGGCTTTGCATGATGCACTGGATTCTGATATGCCCGGCTTGCCGCAATCGGAACCTTCTTTCCGTATTATGTACACTTCGCCGAAAGATTATGATTCTACGTTGAAGCTGATACGTAACATTATTATTGTAGATATACAGGACATATATACGAAAGCCTCTTTCAAATATGCGAAAGATGTGTATGCCAATCCGCAGATGATTCTGACTATCCAGGCTCCGAACGAAGAAGAGTTCGAGAAGTTTGTGAAAGAGAACAGAAAGACGATTGTAGACTTTTTTACCCGTGCGGAAATGAATCGTCAAATCACTTTGCTTGAAGAAAAGCATAGCAATTTCATCTCACAGAAAGTAGATAGCTTGTTTGGATGTAACATTTGGTTGCCTGCTGAGTTGACCAACTCCAAGACCGGTGAAGACTTCTTCTGGGCTTCTACCAATACGGGTACTGCCGACCGCAATTTCGTAATGTACTCTTATCCTTATACCGACAAGGATACATTTACCAAAGAATATTTCGTTCACAAGCGCGATTCTGTGATGCAGGCCAATATTCCCGGATTCAAGGAAGGTGTTTATATGGCGACCGACAGCTTGCTGACAGATGTCCGTCCCATCAACGTACAGAACAGCTACACACTCGAAGCGCGCGGACTATGGCGCATGAAAGGCGACTTCATGGGTGGTCCGTACGTATCGCACACTCGCTTGGACGAGAAGAACCAACGGATTATTACAGCAGAAATATTTGTTTATTCACCGGATAAAATGAAACGCAACCTGGTTCGTCAAATGGAAGCATCTCTTTATACACTGAAACTTCCTAATGAAGTTCAGCAGAATCAGATTCCATTGGGCGGAGTAACCAAAGAGGCGGAACAAACTAATAAATAA
- the pdxA gene encoding 4-hydroxythreonine-4-phosphate dehydrogenase PdxA: protein MEDSKIRIGITQGDINGVGYEVILKTFSDPTMLELCTPIIYGSPKVAAYHRKALDIQTNFSIINTASEAGYNRLSVLNCTDDEVKVEFSKPDPEAGKAALGALERAIEDYREGLIDVIVTAPINKHTIHSEEFSFPGHTEYIEERLGNGDKSLMILMKNDFRVALVTTHIPVREIATTITKELIQEKLMIFHHCLKQDFGIGAPRIAVLSLNPHAGDGGLLGMEEQEVIIPAMKEMEEKGILCYGPYAADGFMGSGNYTHFDGILAMYHDQGLAPFKALAMDDGVNYTAGLPVVRTSPAHGTAYDIAGQGLASEDSFRQAIYVAIDVFRNRQREKVARANPLRKQYYEKRDDSDKLKLDTVDED from the coding sequence ATGGAAGATAGCAAAATAAGAATTGGCATTACTCAGGGAGATATAAACGGGGTAGGCTATGAAGTGATTTTAAAGACATTTTCAGACCCTACCATGTTGGAACTTTGCACTCCGATTATTTACGGCTCACCGAAAGTGGCCGCTTATCATCGGAAAGCATTGGATATACAGACTAATTTCAGTATCATCAATACGGCTTCCGAAGCAGGATACAATCGTTTGAGTGTATTGAACTGTACGGATGATGAAGTGAAAGTGGAATTTTCCAAACCCGACCCAGAAGCAGGTAAAGCTGCATTGGGAGCTTTGGAACGTGCCATTGAAGACTATCGTGAAGGCTTGATTGACGTCATCGTAACGGCTCCTATCAATAAACATACGATTCATTCGGAAGAGTTCTCATTCCCCGGACATACGGAGTATATTGAAGAACGTCTGGGGAATGGCGACAAGTCATTGATGATCTTGATGAAGAATGATTTCCGTGTAGCTTTGGTGACGACGCATATCCCTGTCAGGGAGATTGCGACTACGATAACCAAAGAACTGATTCAGGAGAAGCTGATGATATTCCATCATTGCTTGAAACAGGATTTCGGAATCGGTGCACCGCGCATTGCAGTGCTGTCTCTCAATCCTCATGCCGGCGACGGTGGGCTGTTGGGGATGGAAGAACAGGAAGTGATTATTCCTGCAATGAAAGAAATGGAAGAAAAAGGAATTCTTTGCTACGGTCCTTATGCAGCCGACGGCTTTATGGGTTCGGGCAATTATACGCATTTCGACGGTATCTTGGCTATGTACCACGATCAGGGGCTGGCTCCGTTCAAGGCATTGGCTATGGACGATGGAGTGAACTATACGGCAGGTCTGCCGGTAGTACGCACTTCTCCGGCTCATGGCACTGCTTATGATATTGCAGGTCAGGGACTGGCAAGTGAAGATTCTTTCCGTCAGGCAATCTATGTTGCCATTGACGTGTTCCGCAATCGTCAGCGGGAGAAAGTGGCCCGTGCGAATCCGTTGCGGAAGCAGTATTACGAGAAGCGGGATGATAGCGATAAACTAAAACTGGATACAGTAGACGAAGATTAA
- the rlmN gene encoding 23S rRNA (adenine(2503)-C(2))-methyltransferase RlmN, with protein MSKYPLLGMNLVELQSLVKRLGMPGFAAKQIASWLYEKKVASIDEMTNLSLKHRELLKQNYEVGAAAPVDEMRSVDGTVKYLYRVGENHFVESVYIPDDDRATLCVSSQVGCKMNCKFCMTGKQGYTANLTANQIINQIHSLPERDKLTNVVMMGMGEPLDNLDEVLKALEIMTASYGYAWSPKRITLSTVGLRKGLQRFIEESDCHLAISLHSPLTTQRSELMPAEKAFSITEMVELLKNYDFSKQRRLSFEYIVFKGLNDSQVYAKELLKLLRGLDCRVNLIRFHAIPGVNLEGADMDTMTRFRDYLTSHGLFTTIRSSRGEDIFAACGMLSTAKQEEENKS; from the coding sequence ATGTCTAAATATCCTCTTTTAGGAATGAACCTTGTGGAGCTTCAATCGCTGGTGAAAAGACTCGGTATGCCCGGTTTCGCCGCCAAGCAGATTGCATCCTGGCTTTACGAAAAGAAGGTGGCTTCGATTGACGAAATGACTAATTTGTCATTGAAACATCGGGAGTTGCTCAAGCAGAACTATGAGGTAGGGGCAGCCGCTCCGGTAGATGAAATGCGTTCTGTAGACGGCACGGTGAAGTACTTGTACAGGGTCGGCGAAAATCATTTTGTCGAATCGGTTTATATTCCCGATGACGACCGGGCAACGCTGTGTGTTTCTTCGCAGGTAGGCTGTAAGATGAACTGTAAATTCTGTATGACCGGAAAACAGGGATATACCGCTAACCTGACCGCCAACCAAATTATCAATCAAATCCATTCATTGCCGGAACGCGACAAGCTGACCAACGTAGTGATGATGGGAATGGGAGAGCCGCTCGATAATCTCGATGAAGTATTGAAAGCATTGGAGATAATGACTGCTTCCTACGGATATGCATGGAGTCCGAAGCGCATCACTCTTTCCACGGTCGGCCTACGGAAAGGATTGCAACGTTTTATTGAAGAGAGCGATTGCCACTTGGCCATCAGCCTGCACTCTCCGCTGACCACTCAGCGTTCTGAACTGATGCCGGCGGAAAAGGCGTTCTCTATCACAGAAATGGTGGAACTGTTAAAAAACTATGATTTTAGCAAACAGCGCCGACTTTCATTTGAATATATTGTTTTTAAGGGGCTTAATGATTCGCAAGTCTATGCAAAAGAGCTGTTGAAGCTTCTTCGTGGACTGGATTGCAGGGTGAACTTAATTCGTTTCCATGCCATACCGGGGGTAAATCTCGAAGGCGCGGATATGGATACGATGACCCGTTTCCGTGATTATCTGACATCACACGGGCTTTTCACCACTATCCGTTCTTCAAGAGGAGAAGATATTTTTGCAGCCTGCGGCATGTTGTCGACAGCGAAGCAGGAAGAGGAAAATAAAAGTTAA
- the lptC gene encoding LPS export ABC transporter periplasmic protein LptC has product MSITIVLGTIVMLLLFPSYGGKTKAVGEAITERDSLPMMKTLGVTTLISDSGVTRYRVNTEEWEVYDRKKPSYWAFEKGVYLEQFDSIFHVEASIKADTAYYYNKERLWKLIGNVDIQNRKGERFNTELLYWNEATQKVYSDKFIRIQQPDRIITGHGFDSNQQMTVYTIHNIEGIFYVDDEAAGPPQPETKALPDSVNKDAAK; this is encoded by the coding sequence ATGAGCATAACAATTGTCCTTGGGACAATTGTTATGCTTCTTTTATTTCCTTCATACGGCGGTAAGACGAAAGCGGTGGGTGAGGCTATCACCGAGCGCGATTCTCTTCCGATGATGAAAACATTGGGGGTTACAACTCTTATATCCGATTCCGGAGTGACACGTTATAGGGTGAATACGGAAGAATGGGAGGTCTATGACCGCAAGAAACCTTCTTATTGGGCATTTGAAAAAGGAGTATATCTGGAACAATTCGATTCTATCTTTCATGTAGAAGCCAGTATCAAAGCGGATACTGCCTATTATTATAACAAAGAAAGGCTTTGGAAGCTGATAGGGAATGTAGATATACAAAATCGGAAAGGCGAACGTTTTAATACGGAACTGCTTTACTGGAACGAAGCCACCCAAAAAGTATATTCCGACAAGTTCATACGTATCCAACAACCGGATAGAATTATTACCGGACATGGCTTCGACTCCAATCAGCAAATGACTGTTTATACCATTCATAATATAGAAGGCATTTTCTATGTGGACGATGAAGCGGCTGGTCCGCCCCAACCGGAAACAAAAGCACTGCCGGATTCTGTGAATAAAGATGCTGCGAAATAG
- a CDS encoding sigma-54 interaction domain-containing protein, with protein MTRAEIQQVKQRFGIIGNTEALSRAIDVAIQVAPTDLSVLITGESGVGKESFPQIIHQYSRRKHGQYIAVNCGAIPEGTIDSELFGHEKGAFTGAIGERKGYFGEADGGTIFLDEVGELPMPTQARLLRVLESGEFLKVGSSRVQKTDVRIVAATNVNLVQAISEGRFREDLYYRLNTVPIQIPPLRERGEDVLLLFRKFAADFAEKYRMPAIQLTEDAKKELLAYSWPGNVRQLKNITEQISIIETNREINAAILQTYLPTQNMQRLPALMGTRESKGFESEREILYSVLFDMRQEVAELKKMVHNLMAERAGQVSQVGAMVTTPVVTAAHQPSVPAIIHAVQPPQPTVCRDDDDIQDTEEYVEETPMSLDEVEKEMIRKALERHHGKRKSAAKDLNISERTLYRKIKEYDLD; from the coding sequence ATGACAAGAGCGGAGATACAACAAGTGAAACAGCGTTTCGGTATTATTGGTAATACCGAAGCATTGTCACGTGCCATCGATGTTGCCATTCAGGTAGCTCCTACCGATTTGTCTGTGCTGATTACAGGAGAAAGCGGTGTCGGAAAGGAGAGTTTTCCACAGATTATTCATCAATACAGCCGGAGAAAGCACGGGCAGTATATTGCCGTCAACTGCGGGGCCATCCCCGAAGGTACGATTGATTCCGAACTGTTCGGCCATGAAAAAGGCGCTTTTACCGGTGCTATCGGTGAACGGAAAGGGTATTTCGGTGAAGCGGACGGCGGTACTATTTTCCTCGATGAAGTAGGGGAGTTGCCGATGCCTACCCAGGCGCGTTTGCTTCGTGTCCTGGAGAGCGGTGAGTTTCTGAAAGTAGGTTCATCCAGGGTACAAAAGACGGATGTGCGTATTGTGGCGGCTACCAATGTCAATCTTGTACAGGCTATTTCAGAGGGACGTTTCCGTGAAGACTTGTATTATCGGTTGAACACCGTGCCCATTCAGATACCGCCTTTGCGTGAGCGTGGAGAAGACGTGCTCCTGTTGTTCCGTAAATTTGCGGCGGACTTTGCGGAGAAATACCGGATGCCGGCTATTCAGTTGACGGAGGACGCGAAAAAGGAACTGCTGGCTTATTCGTGGCCGGGCAACGTGCGCCAGTTGAAGAATATCACGGAACAGATTTCTATTATCGAAACGAACAGGGAGATTAACGCTGCTATCTTGCAGACCTATCTTCCTACGCAAAATATGCAACGCCTTCCGGCATTGATGGGAACGCGTGAAAGCAAAGGCTTTGAGAGTGAACGGGAGATTCTTTATTCTGTTCTGTTCGATATGCGTCAGGAGGTGGCGGAACTGAAGAAAATGGTGCACAACCTGATGGCTGAACGTGCCGGACAAGTAAGCCAAGTAGGAGCGATGGTTACCACTCCGGTGGTGACGGCAGCCCATCAACCTTCCGTGCCTGCCATTATTCATGCTGTGCAGCCACCTCAACCCACTGTTTGCAGGGATGACGATGACATACAGGATACGGAGGAGTATGTCGAAGAAACACCGATGTCACTTGATGAAGTAGAAAAAGAAATGATACGCAAAGCGCTTGAGAGACATCACGGAAAACGGAAGAGTGCGGCTAAAGATTTGAATATTTCTGAGCGTACACTTTATAGAAAAATAAAAGAATATGATTTGGATTAA
- a CDS encoding tetratricopeptide repeat protein, whose product MTSANFQQWIQHPETLNRDTLYELRNLLARYPYFQSLRLLYLKNLYILHDINFGGELRKAVLYIADRRKLFQLIEGSRFDLQSRKKGVALTEVLKDEPSVDRTLALIDAFLSTAPEEVTAQTGFDYSMDYTSYLLEETSATDTSAEETPKLKGFELIDNFIEKSESDSPRTMKPLREEIEVPVTPSDETCAEEEADDSCFTETLAKIYVKQQRYSKALEIIKKLSLKYPKKNAYFADQIRFLEKLIINANSK is encoded by the coding sequence ATGACTTCTGCTAATTTTCAACAATGGATTCAGCATCCTGAAACGCTGAACAGGGACACTCTGTACGAACTGCGCAATCTTCTTGCAAGATATCCGTATTTTCAGTCGCTTCGCTTGCTGTATCTCAAAAACCTGTATATTCTGCATGATATTAATTTCGGTGGTGAACTGCGGAAAGCCGTTCTTTACATAGCCGACCGACGGAAGTTGTTCCAACTGATTGAAGGCAGCCGCTTTGACCTTCAATCCCGGAAAAAAGGGGTGGCACTGACGGAAGTGTTGAAAGACGAGCCGTCCGTAGACCGCACACTGGCATTGATTGATGCTTTCCTGTCAACGGCTCCCGAAGAAGTAACCGCCCAAACCGGATTTGACTACTCGATGGACTATACTTCTTACTTGCTCGAAGAGACTTCCGCTACGGATACATCGGCAGAAGAAACCCCTAAACTAAAAGGGTTTGAACTGATTGACAACTTCATAGAAAAAAGCGAAAGTGACTCTCCCCGTACAATGAAACCTCTGCGGGAAGAAATCGAAGTACCTGTTACTCCTTCGGACGAAACATGTGCGGAAGAAGAGGCAGATGATAGCTGTTTTACAGAAACTTTGGCTAAAATCTATGTTAAACAGCAACGATATTCGAAAGCACTTGAAATAATTAAAAAATTAAGTTTGAAATATCCAAAAAAAAATGCTTACTTTGCAGACCAAATCAGATTTTTGGAGAAATTGATTATTAACGCTAATTCAAAATAA